One window from the genome of Nicotiana tomentosiformis chromosome 5, ASM39032v3, whole genome shotgun sequence encodes:
- the LOC138891942 gene encoding uncharacterized protein produces MARELEMDIAYQQVVGIARRLEGMLTQDREEREAKRSRESGTYSGTRAPATARQGRGYMGCPVHSALPAASGAPTTTRPQDPYYAPSVSIVPSIWGDSSGQSSRSGPSQSQQPRPPRAYFECDDTRHLVRNCPRFRRGAPPRISQAPCAPPGAQDMVTTSATTPPAQPARGGGRPRGGGQARYYALPARTEAVTSDFVIIGIVPVCHRDASVLFDPDSTYSYVSSYFASYFGVSRYSPSSPVNFISLFWRAVQSELGTRVELSIVFHPQTDGQSERTIQILDDMLGACVIDFGGA; encoded by the exons atggcccgagagttggagatggatattgcgtatcagcaggtagtagggattgctaggaggttagaggGCATGCTGACtcaggatagagaggagagagaggccaagaggtctcgagagtctggcacttacagtggtactcgtgccccagctacagCTCGTCAGGGCAGAGGTTATATGGgttgccctgttcattcagcacttccagccgccagcggtgctccaaccactactaggccccaggatccttattatgcaccgtcaGTGTCTATTGTGCCTTCTATATGGGGTGATTCTAGTGgacagtccagtcgatcaggcccgagccaatcgcaacagccacgtcctccgagagcttattttgagtgtgacGACACTCGTCATTTAGTGAGGAATTGccccagattcaggaggggtgcacctccacgaaTTTCTCAGGCACCGTGTGCTCCACCAGGTGCTCAGGATATGGTTACAACatcagctaccaccccacctgcacaaccagctagaggtggaggtcgccctagagggggaggccaggctagatattatgcccttcctgctaggacagaggcagttacATCAGATtttgttatcataggtattgttccggtctgtcatagagatgcatcagtcttatttgatccagactccacttattcttatgtgtcatcttattttgcttcatattttggTGTATCCCGTTATTCTCCGAGTTCACCTGTTAAT TTTATATCGctgttctggagagccgtacaaagtgagttgggtactcgtgtggagttgagtatagtatttcaccctcagacggacggacagtccgagcgcactatccagatattggatgatatgcttggtgcgtgtgtgattgattttgggggtgccTAG